A single genomic interval of Equus quagga isolate Etosha38 chromosome 19, UCLA_HA_Equagga_1.0, whole genome shotgun sequence harbors:
- the SH3BP1 gene encoding SH3 domain-binding protein 1 has translation MMKRQLHRMRQLAQTGSLGRTPETAEFLGEDLQQVEQRLEPAKRAAHNVHKRLQACLQGQSGADMDKRVKKLPLMALSTTMAESFKELDPDSSMGKALEMSCAIQNQLARILAEFEMTLERDVLQPLSRLSEDELPAILKHKKSLQKLVSDWNTLKSRLSQAAKNSGSGQGLAGNPGNYSHTTTANKMETLKEEEEELKRKVEQCKDEYLADLYHFATKEDTYANYFIHLMEIQADYHRKSLSSLDTALAELKENHSQTDPSPSMTAAPSSRVYGVSLGTHLQELGRDIALPIEACVMMLLSEGMKEEGLFRLAAGASVLKRLKQTMASDPRSLQEFCSDPHAVAGALKSYLRELPEPLMTFDLYDDWMRAASLKEPGARQEALQEVCGRLPRDNLNNLRYLMKFLARLAEEQEVNKMTPSNIAIVLGPNLLWPPEKEGDQAQLDAASVSSIQVVGVVEALIQSADTLFPGDINFNVSGLFSAPAAQDKLSDKPASEELPIAMPTPAATPAPAPAPGPAPTSASVAAKERIESEAPPRPASPKVSRNPSEAAAPAEDTARRTKRPAPARPTMPPPQVSSTRTSPPAPPPPAGSGSPVTPRALPRRLVGSSLRAPTVPPPLPPMPPQPAQRQRWRSPASPSSASPGPASPGPASPSPASPSPASLSGPARVDLGAAMEEGGAHTSPPNPPQPPPRSLASETD, from the exons ATGATGAAGAGGCAGCTGCATCGCATGCGGCAGCTGGCCCAGACGGGCAGCTTGGGACG CACTCCGGAGACTGCCGagttcctgggtgaggacctgcAGCAG GTGGAGCAGCGGCTGGAGCCGGCCAAGCGAGCAGCGCACAATGTCCACAAAAGGCTGCAGGCCTGTCTGCAGGGCCAGAGCGGGGCAGACATGGACAAGCGGGTG AAGAAACTTCCTCTCATGGCTCTGTCCACTACGATGGCCGAGAGCTTCAAGGAGCTGGACCCCGACTCCAGCATGGG GAAAGCCTTGGAGATGAGCTGTGCCATTCAGAACCAGCTGGCCCGCATCCTGGCCGAGTTTGAGATGACCCTGGAGAGGGATGTCCTGCAGCCACTCAGCAGGCTGAGTGAG GACGAGCTGCCAGCCATCCTCAAGCACAAGAAAAGCCTGCAGAAGCTGGTGTCTGACTGGAACACCCTCAAGAGCAG GCTCAGTCAGGCAGCTAAGAACTCAGGCAGTGGTCAGGGCCTGGCAGGCAACCCAGGCAATTACAGCCACACCACCACGGCCAACAAGATGGAGAcgctgaaggaggaggaggaggagctgaagaGGAAGGTGGAGCAGTGCAAG GACGAGTACTTGGCCGATCTGTACCACTTTGCCACCAAGGAGGACACATACGCCAACTACTTCATCCAC CTCATGGAGATTCAGGCCGATTACCATCGCAAGTCTCTGAGCTCACTGGACACGGCCCTGGCGGAGCTGAAGGAGAACCACAGCCAAACAG ACCCCTCCCCCTCGATGACGgccgccccctcctccagggtGTATGGGGTGTCGCTGGGAACGCACCTGCAAGAACTGGGCCGGGACATCGCCCTGCCCATCGAGGCCTGCGTCATGATGCTGCTTTCCGAGGGCATGAAGGAAGAG GGCCTCTTCCGTCTGGCCGCCGGGGCCTCAGTGCTGAAGCGCCTCAAGCAGACGATGGCCTCCGACCCCCGCAGCCTGCAGGAGTTCTGCTCTGACCCCCACGCCGTGGCAG GTGCCCTCAAGTCCTATCTACGGGAGCTGCCAGAGCCCCTGATGACCTTTGACCTCTATGATGATTGGATGAGGGCAGCCAG cctgaaGGAGCCGGGGGCCCGGCAGGAAGCCCTCCAAGAGGTGTGTGGCCGCCTGCCTCGCGACAACCTCAACAACCTCAG GTACCTGATGAAGTTCCTAGCACGGCTGGCCGAGGAGCAGGAGGTGAACAAGATGACGCCCAGCAACATCGCCATCGTCCTGGGGCCCAACCTGCTGTGGCCCCCAGAGAAGGAAGG GGACCAGGCCCAGCTGGATGCAGCCTCAGTGTCGTCCATCCAGGTGGTGGGCGTGGTCGAGGCTCTGATCCAGAGCGCAGACACCCTGTTCCCTGGAG ACATCAACTTCAATGTGTCAGGCCTGTTCTCAGCCCCCGCCGCCCAGGACAAGCTCAGTGACAAGCCGGCCTCTGAGGAGCTTCCGATTGCCATGCCCACCCCGGCCGCCACCccggctccagctccagctccaggtcCTGCTCCTACCTCAGCCTCAGTGGCTGCCAAGGAAAG GATAGAGTCCGAGGCGCCCCCCAGACCAGCCTCCCCCAAGGTCAGTAGGAACCCCTCGGAGGCAGCTGCCCCAGCGGAGGACACGGCTCGGAGGA CCAAGCGCCCAGCGCCGGCCAGGCCCACCATGCCGCCACCCCAGGTCTCCAGCACCCGcacctcccctccagccccacccccacccgcggGCTCTGGCAGCCCTGTGACCCCCCGGGCTCTGCCCCGCCGGCTGGTGGGCAGCAGCCTCCGGGCCCCCACAGTGCCCCCCCCACTGCCCCCTATGCCCCCGCAGCCTGCCCAGCGCCAGAGGTGGCGTTCTCCAGCCTCCCCAAGCTCGGCCTCCCCGGGTCCAGCCTCCCCAGGTCCAGCCTCCCCGTCTCcggcctcccccagcccagcctccctgagTGGGCCTGCACGGGTGGACCTGGGGGCGGccatggaggagggaggggcccacACTTCCCCACCTAaccccccccagcccccgccccggAGCCTCGCCTCAGAGACTGACTGA
- the PDXP gene encoding chronophin → MARCERLRGAAVRDVLGRAQGVLFDCDGVLWNGERAVPGAPELLQRLARAGKAALFVSNNSRRARPELALRFARLGFGGLRAEQLFSSALCAARLLRQRLLGPPGAPGAVFVLGGEGLRAELRAAGLRLAGDPGEDPGAAPRVRAVLVGYDEHFSFAKLSEACAHLRDPDCLLVATDRDPWHPLSDGSRTPGTGSLTAAVETASGRQALVVGKPSPYMFECITEHFSVDPARTLMVGDRLETDILFGHRCGMTTVLTLTGVSRLEEAEAYLAAGQHDLVPHYYVESIADLMEGLED, encoded by the exons ATGGCGCGCTGCGAGCGGCTGCGCGGCGCGGCCGTGCGCGACGTGCTGGGCCGGGCGCAGGGCGTCCTGTTCGACTGCGACGGGGTGCTGTGGAACGGCGAGCGCGCCGTGCCGGGCGCCCCGGAGCTGCTGCAGCGGCTGGCGCGGGCCGGCAAGGCGGCCCTGTTCGTGAGCAACAACAGCCGGCGCGCGCGGCCCGAGCTCGCCCTCCGCTTCGCGCGCCTCGGCTTCGGGGGGCTGCGCGCCGAGCAGCTCTTCAGCTCCGCCCTGTGCGCCGCGCGCCTGCTGCGCCAGCGCCTGCTCGGGCCGCCGGGCGCGCCGGGCGCCGTGTTCGTGCTGGGCGGCGAGGGGCTGCGCGCCGAGCTGCGCGCCGCCGGGCTGCGCCTGGCCGGGGACCCCGGCGAGGACCCGGGCGCGGCCCCGCGCGTGCGCGCCGTGCTCGTGGGCTACGACGAGCACTTCTCCTTCGCCAAGCTGAGCGAGGCGTGCGCGCACCTGCGCGACCCCGACTGCCTGCTGGTGGCCACCGACCGCGACCCGTGGCACCCGCTCAGCGACGGCAGCCGGACCCCCG GCACTGGGAGCCTGACTGCGGCCGTGGAGACAGCCTCGGGCCGCCAGGCCCTGGTGGTGGGCAAGCCCAGCCCCTACATGTTCGAGTGCATCACAGAGCACTTCAGCGTGGACCCCGCCCGCACGCTCATGGTGGGCGACCGCCTGGAGACAGACATCCTCTTCGGCCACCGCTGCGGCATGACCACCGTGCTCACGCTCACCGGCGTCTCCCgcctggaggaggctgaggcctACCTGGCGGCCGGCCAGCACGACCTCGTGCCACATTACTATGTGGAGAGCATTGCGGACTTGATGGAGGGGTTGGAGGACTGA